In the genome of Coxiella burnetii, the window ACTGCCTAACACAATAGCAATATCTCCCGTCAAATCAATTTCTTGAATTAGAGTTTCTGCCTCGACCGCCGTTCCTACAATCCAAACGCCTTCTTTTTGTAACCAATCGATGGTGCGCGATAAATTAGTTACGCGAATAAAGGGTGTCATTTCGGCCGCTCCACAAGCCACTTTGCGAACCACCGGCGTTACACCCACAGCACGATCTTTGGGTGCAATAACAGCTCGAACGCCGAATGCGTTGGCACTGCGAAGACAGGCCCCTAAATTATGAGGATCTTTAACGCCATCAAGGATTAATAACAAAGCCGGCGTTTCGCGCTTTTTTAATAAACTTAAAAGAGCACTTTCATCTAAATTTTCCACTTCTTCGCAATCAGCAACAATGCCTTGGTGTTTTTCATTACTTAATGTATTTAATTCAGTGCGAGAAAGCAGAATAACTTTCACGCCTAAAGCTTTGGCTTTCTCTACTAACGACTGCAAACGCTGATCGTCTCGATTCTCTTGCACGTACAGCTTAACAATCCGTTGGGGCGCTGCGTCTAGTACGCCGCTGACCGCATGAATTCCATAAATTGATTTAATTTTGCTCATAATTTTGCCGTTACTCTCTGTTTCCGTTGAAATTATCAAACTAATCCGATTGCAGCTCATTTAAATTTAGCTAAAATATTAACAAATAAAAAAGTGGATCTCACCATGAAAAAAATTCTATTACCTGCCGCATTGATTATTTTTTTATCAGGATGCGCTTCTCATATCAAAGATGGACCGCCGCATTTTTATGTGAATGTCAATAAAATTCCCAATCCAAAACCCCGACCTTTACCACGAAGCAAATATGGCAACCCCTCGTCTTATACCGTCAACGGCAAACGTTACCACGTTTTAAAAACAGCCCGTGGGTACCAACGACGCGGCATTGCTTCTTGGTACGGCACTAAATTCCATGGTCAATTAACGTCCACCCGTGAACCTTACAATATGCTAGCGATGACTGGCGCGAGTCCGGTTTTGCCCATTCCCTGTTTCGTTCGCGTCACTAATTTAAGCAATGGCCGCTCGGTGGTCGTAAAAATCAATGATCGCGGTCCTTTTGCCCCGCACCGTATTTTAGATTTGTCCTACGCCGCTGCTAAAAAACTCGGTTACGTTAATCGAGGAACGGCCCTCGTTGAAGTTAAAGCCATTGATTTTACCCATCCGCATTCGCCCACAAAATCAGTAACGTTGGCGAAAGCGGCGTCACCATCGCACTTATTTATACAACTCGGTGCTTTTCGCGAACGCACACACGCTGAAAATTTAAAAAGAGAATTGCGTGCTTACATTAAAAAACCCATTTTTGTTCTAAGAAGTATTTACAACCAATTACCTCTCTATCGCGTCCAAATTGGACCTTTATCCAATATAAATGAATCGAATTATTTACATGACGAGCTTAAAAAGTTAGGCTTTGGAGAAATCATCACAATGAAAGAGTGATCAATGACAACAATGGCTGAAACACAAACCTGGCAGACGGTTCTGGGCGAAGAAAAACAAGAACCCTATTTTCAAGAGATCCTTGATTTCGTGAAAAAAGAACGCAAAGCGGGAAAAATTATTTACCCGCCGCAAAAAGATATTTTTAATGCGTTGAAATTAACGCCTTACGAAGCGATTAAAGTCGTGATTTTGGGTCAAGACCCCTACCACGGCCCCAACCAGGCACACGGATTAGCTTTTTCCGTTCGCCCAGGCGTCCCAGCCCCGCCTTCGTTACAAAATATTTTTAAAGAACTGCACGCAGACCTGGGTGTTTCAATCCCGTCCCACGGTTTCTTAGAAAAATGGGCCAAGCAAGGCGTGTTGCTGCTCAACGCCGCTTTGACCGTCGAAGCTGGCAAACCTCAATCCCACGCTAATATTGGGTGGCACCGTTTTACTGATAAAGTGATCGAAAGTTTAAATGATCACCCCGAGGGAATTGTATTTTTGCTCTGGGGCTCCTATGCCCAAAAAAAATCTCAATTGATCACTAATCTGCGTCACCGAATATTAAAAGCCCCCCATCCTTCACCACTTTCCGCCGCCCGTGGTTTCCTCGGTTGTCGACATTTTTCAAAAGCGAACCAATTATTGCACGAGATGGGGCGAGGGGAAATTGATTGGGCGTTAGATGAGAAAGTCTCTTAACCTAAGAGTGAAATTTTTTTTCTTCTTGCATCTGACATTCTGAACGCTC includes:
- the rlmB gene encoding 23S rRNA (guanosine(2251)-2'-O)-methyltransferase RlmB, giving the protein MSCNRISLIISTETESNGKIMSKIKSIYGIHAVSGVLDAAPQRIVKLYVQENRDDQRLQSLVEKAKALGVKVILLSRTELNTLSNEKHQGIVADCEEVENLDESALLSLLKKRETPALLLILDGVKDPHNLGACLRSANAFGVRAVIAPKDRAVGVTPVVRKVACGAAEMTPFIRVTNLSRTIDWLQKEGVWIVGTAVEAETLIQEIDLTGDIAIVLGSEGAGLRRLTKERCDFLAQIPLRGSVESLNVSVACGICLYEVQRQREAPAPS
- a CDS encoding septal ring lytic transglycosylase RlpA family protein, with translation MDLTMKKILLPAALIIFLSGCASHIKDGPPHFYVNVNKIPNPKPRPLPRSKYGNPSSYTVNGKRYHVLKTARGYQRRGIASWYGTKFHGQLTSTREPYNMLAMTGASPVLPIPCFVRVTNLSNGRSVVVKINDRGPFAPHRILDLSYAAAKKLGYVNRGTALVEVKAIDFTHPHSPTKSVTLAKAASPSHLFIQLGAFRERTHAENLKRELRAYIKKPIFVLRSIYNQLPLYRVQIGPLSNINESNYLHDELKKLGFGEIITMKE
- the ung gene encoding uracil-DNA glycosylase; the protein is MTTMAETQTWQTVLGEEKQEPYFQEILDFVKKERKAGKIIYPPQKDIFNALKLTPYEAIKVVILGQDPYHGPNQAHGLAFSVRPGVPAPPSLQNIFKELHADLGVSIPSHGFLEKWAKQGVLLLNAALTVEAGKPQSHANIGWHRFTDKVIESLNDHPEGIVFLLWGSYAQKKSQLITNLRHRILKAPHPSPLSAARGFLGCRHFSKANQLLHEMGRGEIDWALDEKVS